GAGCCCCGTGACGTATCCGAGCAGGGCGCCCGCGGCCTGCTCGCGCGCCGGCGCGTGCTCGTCGTCGCCCGGGTTGATGCCGGCCCGTACGGCGAGTTCGTCGGCGACCTGGTCGGGGGTGCTGCTCGCGGGCCGGCCGCGGACCAGCATGTCGGCGTAGGTGGCGATGTTGAGGGCGGCCGTGCCGGCCGCGCCGGCCAGCAGTCCCCTGGTGAGCGCGTGCATGGGTACTCCTCCGGTGTTCTCGCTGCCCTGCCCCTCCCGCCCCGGAGTACCCCGGGGCCGACCGCGCCACGCCGTGCCCCCCGGCGGAACGCACCGCCTCCGGCGCGTCGCGAGGAAACGGCCCCGGCAGGCTGCGGCAGAACGCACCCCGGCGGGTCGCGGACGTACGGGCGGCCCCCGGCCGGTCGCGGGGGAACGGCCCCGGCGGATCGCGCCGCCCCCGGCAGCGGACGAACGCCCCCCGCAGGTCGCGGGGGCGGGCACGGCGAAGGGCGGTACCCCGTGGGGTACCGCCCTTGTGCACCGTGCGCGCGTGCGCGCGGCGTGGCCTCCGAGCGCGTGGCTCAGAAGTCCATGCCACCGCCCATGCCACCGGCGGCGTCGCCGCCACCGGCCGGGGTCTTCTCCGGCTTGTCGGCGATGACGGCCTCGGTGGTCAGGAACAGCGCCGCGATGGACGCCGCGTTCTGGAGCGCCGAGCGGGTGACCTTGGTCGGGTCGGGGATGCCCGCGGCCAGCAGGTCGACGTACTCGCCGGTCGCCGCGTTCAGGCCGTGGCCCTGGGGAAGGTTGCGCACCTTCTCCACGACGACGCCGCCCTCAAGGCCGGCGTTCACCGCGATCTGCTTCAGCGGGGCCTCAAGGGCCAGGCGGACCGCGGCCGCACCGGTGGCCTCGTCGCCCTCCAGCTCCAGCTTCTCCAGCGCCGAGCCGGCCTGGAGCAGGGCCACGCCACCACCGGCGACGATGCCCTCCTCGACGGCGGCCTTGGCGTTGCGCACCGCGTCCTCGATGCGGTGCTTGCGCTCCTTCAGCTCCACCTCGGTGGCGGCGCCGGCCTTGATGACGGCCACGCCGCCGGCCAGCTTCGCCAGACGCTCCTGGAGCTTCTCGCGGTCGTAGTCCGAGTCCGAGGCGTCGATCTCGGCGCGGATCTGGTTGACCCGGCCCTGGACCTGGTCGCTGTCGCCGGCACCGTCGACGATGGTGGTCTCGTCCTTGGTGATGACGACCTTGCGGGCGCGGCCCAGCAGGTCGAGGGTCGCGTTCTCCAGCTTGAGGCCGACCTCTTCGGAGATGACCTGGCCGCCGGTGAGGATCGCGATGTCGCCCAGCATGGCCTTGCGGCGGTCGCCGAAGCCCGGGGCCTTGACGGCGACGGACTTGAAGGTGCCGCGGATCTTGTTCACGACGAGGGTCGACAGGGCCTCGCCCTCGACGTCCTCGGCGATGATCAGCAGCGGCTTGCCCGACTGCATGACCTTCTCCAGCAGCGGAAGGAGGTCCTTCACGTTGCTGACCTTGGAGTTCACGATGAGGATGTAGGGGTCCTCAAGCTCCGCCTCCATGCGCTCCATGTCGGTGGCGAAGTAGGCGGAGATGTAGCCCTTGTCGAAGCGCATGCCCTCGGTGAGCTCCAGCTCAAGCCCGAAGGTCTGCGACTCCTCGACCGTGATGACGCCTTCCTTGCCGACCTTGTCCATGGCCTCGGCGATCAGCTCACCGATCTGGGTGTCGCCGGCCGAGATGGAGGCGGTGGAGGCGATCTGCTCCTTGGTCTCGACCTCCTTGGCCTGGCTCAGCAGGGCCTCGGAGACCTTCTCGACGGCCGCCTCGATGCCCCGCTTGAGGGCCATCGGGTTGGCGCCCGCCGCAACGTTGCGCAGCCCCTCGCGGACCAGCGCCTGGGCGAGGACGGTCGCCGTGGTCGTGCCGTCGCCGGCCACGTCGTCCGTCTTCTTGGCGACCTCCTTGACCAGCTCGGCGCCGATCTTCTCGTAGGAGTCCTCCAGCTCGATCTCCTTGGCGATCGAGACACCGTCGTTGGTGATCGTGGGGGCGCCCCACTTCTTCTCCAGCACGACGTTCCGGCCCTTGGGGCCGAGCGTGACCTTGACGGCGTCGGCGAGCTGGTTCATCCCGCGCTCAAGGCCGCGCCGCGCCTCCTCGTTGAACGCGATGATCTTGGCCATGTGAAGTGGTCCTCCCAGGACTGGGGTGGATTGCTCCGGACCGCGCTGGCGCCCGCGACGGACGGCCCCGTGGCCGGCGGCTCCTTGCGCCGCCGTCCCCTGGACCTCACCGAACCGGTCCTTGCTGTCACTCTCGCCTTCAGAGTGCTAACGCCATGATTAGCACTCTGGCCCGGAGAGTGCAAGCAGACAGGGAAGCGCGGCAGGTCAGCGCCCCGGCCCGCGCCGGGCCACCGCCCGCCGCGGAGCCGCCTCGCGCGCGGGGCACCGGCGCGCGCACGCGTCAGGGCCCGCGTTCCCCTGGGGGAACGCGGGCCCTGGCGTGAGGTGCCGCGGTACGGTCGGCGAATCAGGCTGCCACTCGGACCATGTCGGCCTGTGGCCCCTTCTGTCCCTGCGAGATCTCGAACTCGACCCGCTGTCCCTCTTCCAGGGTGCGGTAGCCGTCCATCTGAATCGCGCTGTAGTGGACGAACACGTCCGCACCACCGTCTACCGCGATGAAGCCGTAGCCCTTCTCCGCGTTGAACCACTTGACGGTGCCCTGAGCCATTCCAAACTCCCCATTTTGCCGGCCCTTTCACGAGACCGCACTTCGCGGGCCCGGGTCAGACCTCTCAGACCCCACCCCCGGGCGGTCGGGGGGTGTACGCCGGAACGCGTCGACCGCCGCTGAATGTATCTGCACGGACGCCCAGTGCAACAGGCCATTCGGCAGAGAATTCTTGGGGCGCCAGAACGGGCAAAAACCGCATATCGCTTGAAAGTTGAAGTTTTCGCCGGTGACCAAAAGCATCAACCCGACAATTGGTGCACCAATTTTCCGCACAATGTCCGCGTGAAGTGTCGTGAATTCACATGCGGAGCGCCCTTGCCCGACGGGCCGCCGTCCGGGCCAGGCCACTTTAGCGTTCCGGACACACGCGACCGCCCCGGGCCCGGAACGGGCGCGGGGCGGCGCGCGGCGTCGGGTGCGGGGCG
Above is a genomic segment from Streptomyces marincola containing:
- the groL gene encoding chaperonin GroEL (60 kDa chaperone family; promotes refolding of misfolded polypeptides especially under stressful conditions; forms two stacked rings of heptamers to form a barrel-shaped 14mer; ends can be capped by GroES; misfolded proteins enter the barrel where they are refolded when GroES binds), with translation MAKIIAFNEEARRGLERGMNQLADAVKVTLGPKGRNVVLEKKWGAPTITNDGVSIAKEIELEDSYEKIGAELVKEVAKKTDDVAGDGTTTATVLAQALVREGLRNVAAGANPMALKRGIEAAVEKVSEALLSQAKEVETKEQIASTASISAGDTQIGELIAEAMDKVGKEGVITVEESQTFGLELELTEGMRFDKGYISAYFATDMERMEAELEDPYILIVNSKVSNVKDLLPLLEKVMQSGKPLLIIAEDVEGEALSTLVVNKIRGTFKSVAVKAPGFGDRRKAMLGDIAILTGGQVISEEVGLKLENATLDLLGRARKVVITKDETTIVDGAGDSDQVQGRVNQIRAEIDASDSDYDREKLQERLAKLAGGVAVIKAGAATEVELKERKHRIEDAVRNAKAAVEEGIVAGGGVALLQAGSALEKLELEGDEATGAAAVRLALEAPLKQIAVNAGLEGGVVVEKVRNLPQGHGLNAATGEYVDLLAAGIPDPTKVTRSALQNAASIAALFLTTEAVIADKPEKTPAGGGDAAGGMGGGMDF
- a CDS encoding cold-shock protein, with the translated sequence MAQGTVKWFNAEKGYGFIAVDGGADVFVHYSAIQMDGYRTLEEGQRVEFEISQGQKGPQADMVRVAA